A window of Solanum stenotomum isolate F172 chromosome 9, ASM1918654v1, whole genome shotgun sequence genomic DNA:
TAAAACTATACCAAAAAAGTGATTCAGTCGATGCGAAATgtgttcattttttaaaaaaagtcaaaagtaGATGAATATTAGTGTTTGGATTGTTGTACACTTTCCTTAATGGACAGCTTCCTAGGGTTGGACATACTCTAAAACCTCACATGTGACTTAGTCCTTAAATATCCAAACTACtaagatattaattaattataataattcctaatcataattaataagataTGTAACTTAGAGATTAAACCAATGGAAAATTAATTTGGACCCTACTAGGGTTAGCTAGGCCAGCAATTATCAGAGTAGGATTCACTTAATCTTGTCACTATTCTATCCAAACATAAAAAGCACACagaataattataaatataataataattattattataataataataataattacagcCTACCTACTGTGAAAATATTGTCTAACAATTTAAGTCAAGCCGGCCAAATTAGTaaacattattatattatcaaagattatgtattaaattaattaatttcaaactTAGTCAGTATCAGAGTAAAACAATCAGACTAAGCACGTTGATTAGTTTTTAACTTTAGTAAATTAACATTTATAGAAGTTTTATATTTCACTTTCATTATGGGTTTTGAAACtcaatttattcaaaaaaataattaaatttttttgatagtATTGAATAATTGAATGGAGAACTAATTCAAAGAAAGGTGTGTTTGCTTTTGAAAATAAGTACATAATTAGTGCTTATTTTACTTAGTGCTCCACTTCTTTTATGCCCCTTAATTATCATTAGTTCCAATTCCAATTGAATGGGAATTTTATTATACACCTTTTTCAAGTGCTTAGAGAATGCTTTCCCATTACTTTAAATAAGTACTCTCTCcgtccatttttacttgtccacgATACTAAAAAATAGatgtttaatttgaaaaatcacagataatttatcacttaattcctaatttatcctaaattataaatataatcatttttcaaaataatgaatttgtcaaattcaaatggtaatataataaattatcatCATATTTATTGTTTCCTTAGAGACGTACCAAATCAATActggataaataaaaatagactgATGGCCTATGGAGTACTAGTAAAAAATCTCTCACTTTGACCTTACAATAGATAGGTTTGATGTTTGAGCAATAAATAAACTTCCGTTGAAAAAATTAATCACTCAATTATTGCAATTGCTTTGTGTTTAatgcaatttattttttcccCCTTCATATTCTAACATATTATATACTTTTAAGTGGTTGGCTGAACTTGTTTGGCAACATTGATTGTTGAGACTTTGGGACCAATATATATCTTTTGCTACTATTCAACAGTCGTTACGATGGAACGGTCGTGAttcattttttcttaacaaaagtttcatgttcaagtttttgagaatgaattttttttttttggtgaaaatatCACCTCTTAAAATGAATCTTACAACACACAATTTCGAATTTAATCACACTCATTCCAATCATCCAACATACCTCTACCACCCCCATAACTCATCCCCTCCACCATCCCACACTCTCAAACCATAATGTTTCCTTGAttatattcaaataattttaggatagtattttttacttactTACCTAACACCACCTGAAAATAAGTCgaaaaatcacttatttttatattttaaaaaacatgttttcatcataccaaacacaccctaattAGTCTTATATCAATTTACCTTATTTCATCCAAGTTTAGAACTAATTATGTTTGGTGAAGCTCTTGTaaatgagtttaatacaagatTTTACATatgtaaaataaagaaaaaaatcaagtgAGAAAGAAAGTTAAAAAAGAATGGTAGGgtcaatataatgaaaatagATGCATTCTCAATGATTTGAAGGAAGAAAAACAACGAAAGCGCTCAAAAGGCTGAAGTCACGGACGGTGTTTCTCACAACtttcctctttttttatttttatttttctttatgaaaATGTATAGACACTTTTGGAATTTGGAATTCAATAGAACCATCAAAAGTTATTCGATACTTATATTGATGAGACATAGTTAGTACCATAACATCCCAATACCTTTATTTTTTGATGTTCGAATCTCGTCCTTTGGCTTGAGACTTTCCTATAGGTCCATATAGTGTCTTGAGACTTCTCAAAATGGTTCGGATTGAGACTCAAGGGTCGACTGGGTTTCAAGCAAGAAATCACAGACAATGAATCACAATTGTGAAGGGCTTTTGCTTAGTTAAGATACTTTTGCTTAGTTAAGATACGTGGAAGTTGATTATGATACTATCTCCCAGATGCAACACCATGCTAAAATTAGGTCTTGAGCGTAACGTATCCCAAAAAGCTAGTtcaaaagaaagaaggattGTCATGTGGATTCTTTTTAATtcttcaacacaccacaattgTGAAAGTCTTATCGTTTTTGCTTAGTCAAGATACACACTAGCTGATTCAAACATATCAATCGTTCAAATCAGCTAGTTCAGAAGAAGGAAAATTATCCAAGCCTAATAAAATAATCACTCATctcatgtgaattttttttttgttcttcaacacaccacaattaTAAAagtcttgttatttttgtttagtcAAAAAAATGTATGTATAGAGATGACAAGTTAACATGTTCACTCTCAATCAGAATAGCAAGTGAGTGTGCAAGTGAGTAGTTGACAGTAGAAAAGAGGGGCCAGAGGTCAGGGCTCTGAAGTCAATGTACAGCTCAATATGCTTTGATAATGAAATTCCAACTCTTTGGCCAATTTTGATGCTGACGCCCTAAATTCCACCAATACACCCCAACacacctttttttctttttcttatctAAATTGACTATTGTGGGTTGCATTTTCTCTATTGCCCAATCAACCATCCCTTTTCACCCCCACCACCCCCTTTTTCCCTCCTACCCTTACCTCACTCTCTTTTACGAGTTAcacattcaaaatttaatatatatgagtTTCTAACGTGATTGACCTCTTCATCTTTTTGAGATAGTGATAAGGTATGTGTACATTTATCCTCTTCAAATTTCAGTTAGTGAGATTTCATtgagtatattgttgttgttaagtTTCTATCGcgatttcaaattaatatttaattataactATGTTTGTAGTTGAAATATTTAATAGatttcttattatatatataaaatttgaataaaagttATTGAATTTTCATGAATCTATAGATTATAGTTTGAACTCGTCATTGATATCTGATACCTTTTCATGGCCTCGATTAATCCACTAAAAGGAATAACATTTTACCAAAAGAAAATTAccactcaaaatatttagttaagagtaaaaaacaacaacatacctagtgaacTCTTACTAAGTGGGATCTGAAAAGAATAGGGTATACGCAAATCCTATTACCATCTTGTGAAGATAGAGAGTCTCTGTTTCCGATATTTAGTTAAGAGTAAGAAGAATTATATTCATTTCACGAAAAACCTCGCACCATAAAAGCAAATATAacaagagagaaagagaaaagagtCTTTTTTGTGGTTGAGGAGAGAAAATTAGtcttaaaagagaaaaagaaaagacttgAAGGCACAAACAAAGTGGACAAAGTCCACAAACAAAAGCAAAATTACTTGTAATCCTTCTATTCTTTCTTCCCCATTAGCCTTGTTTTTCACTCCAAACAAACTTtgctttcttctcttctttcatcttcttcttgttgttgaTTTTCATTTGAGATAGTAACAATGGAAATCACTTCAAGAATTCAAGATAGAGAGAACCCATCTTCCATTAACTCACCAAGAAGCAATGGAACAAGTCCTACAAGCAACAGCAATGGATCAGTTATCCAAAATCCAACCCCACCACTGACCCCAAAAACAATTTCTAGATCTGAAACAACTAACCCATACCCAACAACTTTTGTTCAAGCTGATACTTCTTCCTTCAAACAAGTTGTTCAAATGCTAACTGGATCATCTGAAACTGCTAAACAAGCATCTGGCTCAGATCCATCTTCctcttcaaattcaaattcagcCAAAAGTTCAATTCCCCCAATTCGAAACGCACCGAAAAAACCAGGGTTCAAGCTCTACGAAAGGAGAAACAGTTTGAAAAATGGGTTTATGATTAGCCCTTTGATTCCTGGAATTCATGCTCAGAATTCGAGTTTTTCTCCTCGGAACAAACTGGAGATTCTCTCACCGAGTATTCTAGATTTCCCTTCGCTTGCTTTAAGCCCTGTTACGCCATTGAATGAAGACCCATTTAATAAATCTTCGCCATTAACGAATCTGTCTGAAGAAGATAAAGCTATTGCTGAGAAGAAGTTTTATTTGCATCCTTCACCGAGAAGAACACCGAGAGATTCTCAACCACAGCTTTTGCCTCTGTTTCCGGTGAGTTCTCCGAGAGTTTcagggtcttcttcttgaagtgAATTTTTCTGTGATTTGTGCTGCTGTGAGAAGGAGAATTTCAGCTTaatttgaagagaaaaaaaggtaGAGATCTTTGtttcaattgtataatttgatcTCCCTTTTTCATCCATTGTTTCTGAAACAGAttacaaaagaagaaaacagaAATAAACAACTTTTGTTTCATATCTTTCTTcgttcattttcaattttttcattttttttcgtCTTTCGTATCCGTTACTTACAAGGATTCCTTTAGTAACAACGAGCAAATCTATAACAAATTGCGCGATTTCATCTCTGAATTATAGTGTGAAGACTACGACAACAACATCATAGCCAATTAAATTTCACAACTGGGGTTGGatagagtgtatgcagaccttacaaTCACGAGAGGTAGAAATATTGTTTTCGAGAATTATAGTCTAAAGAAGTGTACCAAATAGTGAAGCACCTAATCAACACCAAAAAGCTCAAGAAAACCTAACATACTATGGGTAGAGTCACCACATTATAAGAGTTGGGTTTCAACCATCACGTTCATCGTCATGGACTCACATTTAAGCTAACCACGAGCTCATGAATCGTGGTTAAACTCAATGAGATTCATTGGTGCATCGTGGTTTAGGCAAATGGAAAAGTTAAAAGTCATAAAAGGCGAATTCAGAAATTAAATCATCGTAATTCCCTTAGAGTTGAAATTCAAGGGGACATAATAACGATCCTAAAGATCAAACCAAAACAATACTTTGTCATTTGAGCTTATAAGGCTATTTTACAAGtgattatttttatctttgttaCACAATTTTTAGTGTTGCATgaaaaaagattcaattttcTGTGGTGcttttatgactttttacaatttttgtccccaaaaaaaaaaatagagtaagGGTGTCGTCATTTTAAGAATATAGCATAATAGTATTTAGAATTACTTATTGTATTTGGAATAATAGCTAGttttttaatcataaaaacacaaattttcaagtttcaatttcagAATTTACGACAAAACAAGAGCTTAAATATATGCTAGTAATGGTGGAGGGATCAAATTCGTATTCTTTTGCCAATATATGTACAAACAGTGGGAATAAGTGATaagtaattattataattaaaaaagtgTGTAATGGTAGGATCAAATTCATATTCTGCATTATCTTATGAGCATATATGCACATACACACTAAGAAAAAAGTGTTAATGATTCTATgagtataaatattttaatggaTTAAGATACTTGGATTCACTAATCAAAGTCATCATGCACCATATATATGCTTCAAGAATGTAGGATTTTGGGGAG
This region includes:
- the LOC125875494 gene encoding VQ motif-containing protein 4-like is translated as MEITSRIQDRENPSSINSPRSNGTSPTSNSNGSVIQNPTPPLTPKTISRSETTNPYPTTFVQADTSSFKQVVQMLTGSSETAKQASGSDPSSSSNSNSAKSSIPPIRNAPKKPGFKLYERRNSLKNGFMISPLIPGIHAQNSSFSPRNKLEILSPSILDFPSLALSPVTPLNEDPFNKSSPLTNLSEEDKAIAEKKFYLHPSPRRTPRDSQPQLLPLFPVSSPRVSGSSS